From Oscillospiraceae bacterium CM, a single genomic window includes:
- the mscL gene encoding large-conductance mechanosensitive channel protein MscL, with amino-acid sequence MLKEFKEFALKGNVIDLAVGVIIGGAFGKIVSSLVNDILMPVIGVILGGVSFTDLKYVITPASGDIAEVAILYGSFIQAIVDFLIIAFSIFLFIKLLASRKKKEAEAPSAPPAPAPEVLLLEEIRDLLRTKQ; translated from the coding sequence ATGCTGAAAGAATTCAAAGAGTTTGCATTAAAAGGAAATGTCATCGACCTGGCCGTTGGCGTAATCATTGGTGGAGCGTTCGGCAAAATCGTCTCATCTCTAGTAAATGATATCCTCATGCCTGTAATTGGCGTTATTTTGGGTGGGGTAAGCTTCACTGATTTAAAATATGTTATCACACCTGCAAGCGGCGATATTGCAGAAGTGGCTATCCTTTACGGTTCGTTCATTCAAGCAATCGTAGATTTCCTTATTATTGCTTTTTCTATTTTCCTGTTTATTAAACTCCTAGCATCCAGAAAAAAGAAAGAAGCAGAAGCACCCTCGGCTCCGCCGGCACCTGCTCCGGAAGTTCTATTACTTGAAGAAATTCGCGACCTGCTGAGAACAAAACAGTAA
- the istA gene encoding IS21 family transposase has product MRCTEKMRIMEILRLWEMGLTQREIAESVKCGKSTVGEIQHRCTEAGLNYDHATTMTNNEIRELLYPDSFGKKSSVPDPPWEGIHKVLQSRDNRKNMRYIWEQDYASSMSYSQFCRRYKDWKDEAGKNVVMSINREPGRELFVDWVGDTLDCVVDESTGELLTAHFFITTLGDSSYPFVEAFPDEKADKWIKGHVDALGWYGGVPKIIVPDNTKTAVTSARYYDPEINKAYWSFAQHYAVAVVPARIRKPRDKGSVESGVGWLEIWLLEWLRGQVFYSFRELNAAIKKRVRQLAAKPFQKRQGSRESVFLEIDKPALRPLPAQPYEFAEFIDRRVPDNYHVAWDGFYYSVPYTLYKQTVTLRISGNVIEILDENGDRVATHEHRYSGSRYVTILEHMPPNHQHQVKFNGFDGRRYSDWAQKIGENTTAVIDRLLKQQAVEEQAYRSCMGILQMSQTYGNERLEAACAMALGMHAANYTTIRNILKNGRDTGSVPSAKPTPEHENLRGNVWQ; this is encoded by the coding sequence ATGAGGTGTACAGAGAAAATGAGAATTATGGAGATTTTGCGGCTGTGGGAGATGGGACTCACGCAGCGGGAGATCGCAGAAAGCGTTAAATGCGGGAAGAGTACCGTGGGCGAGATCCAGCACCGCTGTACGGAGGCAGGGCTGAACTATGACCATGCCACAACCATGACCAACAATGAAATCCGGGAACTGCTGTATCCGGATTCTTTCGGAAAGAAATCCAGCGTACCAGACCCGCCGTGGGAAGGCATCCACAAAGTCCTCCAAAGCCGAGACAACCGCAAAAACATGCGCTACATATGGGAGCAGGATTATGCCAGCTCCATGAGCTACAGTCAATTCTGCCGCCGATACAAGGACTGGAAGGACGAGGCCGGCAAGAATGTGGTTATGTCCATCAACCGTGAGCCCGGCAGAGAGCTTTTCGTGGACTGGGTCGGCGACACGCTGGACTGCGTAGTGGATGAATCCACGGGCGAGCTGCTTACCGCCCACTTCTTCATCACGACGCTTGGAGACAGCTCCTACCCGTTTGTGGAAGCCTTCCCGGATGAGAAGGCGGATAAGTGGATCAAAGGCCATGTAGATGCCTTGGGGTGGTATGGCGGCGTGCCGAAGATTATTGTCCCTGACAACACCAAAACGGCGGTTACCAGCGCCCGGTATTACGATCCGGAGATCAACAAGGCATATTGGAGTTTTGCACAGCACTATGCCGTTGCCGTCGTCCCCGCCCGGATTCGCAAGCCGCGGGACAAAGGTTCTGTTGAATCCGGCGTGGGCTGGCTGGAGATCTGGCTGCTGGAATGGCTTCGCGGCCAGGTGTTCTATTCGTTCCGGGAACTCAACGCAGCCATCAAGAAGCGGGTCAGACAGCTCGCTGCCAAACCGTTTCAAAAGAGACAGGGTTCCCGGGAGAGCGTATTTCTTGAGATAGACAAGCCGGCGCTTCGGCCTCTTCCGGCGCAGCCCTATGAGTTCGCCGAGTTCATTGACCGGCGGGTGCCGGACAACTACCACGTGGCGTGGGACGGCTTCTACTACTCGGTTCCCTACACCCTGTACAAGCAGACGGTGACACTGCGCATATCCGGCAATGTCATTGAAATTCTCGATGAAAACGGCGACAGAGTTGCCACCCATGAGCACCGCTATTCCGGAAGCCGTTATGTGACCATCTTGGAACATATGCCGCCCAACCACCAGCATCAGGTCAAGTTCAACGGTTTCGACGGTCGTAGATATTCCGACTGGGCCCAAAAGATCGGAGAAAACACCACCGCCGTCATAGACAGGCTTCTGAAACAGCAAGCCGTCGAAGAACAGGCGTATCGTTCCTGTATGGGCATCCTCCAGATGAGTCAAACTTACGGGAATGAGCGTCTCGAAGCCGCCTGTGCCATGGCGCTCGGTATGCATGCCGCCAACTACACCACCATCCGGAACATTCTGAAGAACGGACGGGATACCGGCAGCGTTCCCTCGGCAAAGCCAACCCCCGAACATGAAAATCTGCGCGGCAACGTGTGGCAGTGA
- a CDS encoding DUF4332 domain-containing protein, with translation MSKLSIIEGIGETYETKLEAAGVKSIEALLDTCATKNGRTELAEKTGISEKLILKWANHADLARIKGIGGEYAELLEAAGVDTVPELAMRKAENLFKKMQETNDAKSLVRKLPTEAQVEDWVKQAAALPRILQY, from the coding sequence ATGTCAAAGCTAAGCATTATTGAGGGAATCGGAGAGACCTATGAGACCAAGTTGGAAGCGGCTGGAGTAAAGTCAATCGAAGCACTACTGGATACTTGCGCGACAAAAAACGGAAGAACTGAACTCGCTGAAAAAACAGGGATTTCTGAAAAGCTGATTCTCAAGTGGGCAAACCATGCCGATCTTGCCCGTATCAAGGGCATCGGCGGAGAATATGCTGAATTGCTGGAAGCTGCCGGCGTTGATACCGTCCCCGAGCTGGCAATGCGCAAAGCTGAAAACCTTTTCAAAAAGATGCAGGAAACCAACGATGCCAAATCTCTCGTAAGGAAATTGCCTACAGAGGCGCAGGTTGAAGATTGGGTAAAACAAGCGGCAGCGCTGCCCCGTATTCTGCAGTACTAA
- a CDS encoding ATP-binding protein, with product MINQTLEKLQAMKQAAMVAEYRRQLETGAMNELSFEERLAMIVDAQWLSRQNARLKRLLHTANLRDTSATLSDLSYKPERMLDKNKVARLSDLQWIREGRNLLVTGPTGTGKTYLVSAFGREACRAGMTVRCYKMSRLLLNLSVGRGDGSYEKLIGDLKKPDLLILDDFGLETLQPLACLDLYEVVDERRAQKKAIAISAQFPVSMWYGTFADKTIADAIMDRLVTGSVRFELGGPTMRDDPAKLYSADDTAN from the coding sequence ATGATCAATCAGACTCTGGAGAAGCTTCAGGCCATGAAGCAGGCAGCTATGGTTGCCGAATACCGCCGCCAGCTCGAAACCGGCGCGATGAATGAGCTGAGCTTCGAAGAACGCCTCGCTATGATTGTGGATGCGCAGTGGCTGTCCCGGCAGAACGCCCGGTTAAAACGGCTGCTTCACACAGCGAACCTCCGCGATACTTCGGCGACGCTCTCCGACCTTTCCTACAAGCCGGAGCGAATGCTGGATAAGAATAAAGTGGCGCGGCTTTCGGATCTGCAATGGATACGGGAAGGGCGGAACCTGTTGGTTACCGGACCTACCGGAACGGGAAAGACCTATCTGGTCAGCGCCTTTGGGCGGGAAGCCTGCCGGGCGGGCATGACCGTCCGCTGTTACAAAATGAGCAGGCTGCTCCTGAACCTGTCTGTCGGGCGCGGCGACGGAAGCTATGAAAAGCTGATCGGCGATTTGAAGAAACCCGATCTTCTGATCCTGGACGATTTCGGGCTTGAAACGCTGCAGCCCCTGGCCTGCCTGGACTTGTATGAAGTCGTGGATGAACGAAGGGCTCAGAAAAAGGCAATCGCCATCTCGGCACAGTTTCCAGTCAGCATGTGGTACGGCACGTTTGCCGACAAGACTATTGCCGACGCCATTATGGACCGACTCGTTACCGGCTCTGTCCGGTTCGAGCTCGGCGGTCCGACCATGCGGGACGATCCTGCAAAATTATACTCCGCTGATGACACGGCCAACTGA
- a CDS encoding GGDEF domain-containing protein: MTNDILLSKIEDELERYRKLYDALRIIDPVNKRTIGRSDNSDYGLGNISFDYWTYDLISDDSIATKAFQENTCVMRLVHMGGPTFLITAFPIEISGEKLVIELLKNVSNSLSINPKDYSDPSNSLALKDELTNLFNRRYVDERLSKDIVKAFVEQLPMSVIFLDVDNLKEINDSLGHAFGDKVLIDVADIIMRSIRSDTDWVARYGGDEFLICLNKTDANEAFEIAERVRNKVAELVILQNKKIGTTVSLGIYSGQKEMTAAEVISFADKKMYEAKRNGKNCTMQ, translated from the coding sequence ATGACTAATGATATCTTACTATCTAAAATAGAAGACGAGCTTGAACGGTATCGCAAACTTTACGATGCCCTAAGAATAATTGACCCTGTTAATAAAAGAACAATTGGTCGCTCTGACAATTCCGATTATGGATTGGGCAATATTTCTTTTGACTATTGGACGTACGACTTGATAAGTGATGACTCCATTGCAACAAAAGCATTTCAAGAAAATACGTGTGTTATGAGATTGGTGCATATGGGTGGTCCCACTTTTCTTATTACCGCTTTTCCAATAGAAATCTCAGGTGAAAAATTGGTAATTGAGTTGTTAAAGAATGTTTCCAACAGCCTGTCCATTAACCCTAAAGATTATTCTGATCCAAGCAACAGTTTGGCTTTGAAGGATGAACTGACGAACTTATTTAACAGGCGGTATGTCGATGAGCGTCTATCGAAAGATATTGTGAAGGCTTTTGTCGAGCAGTTGCCAATGTCAGTAATATTTTTGGATGTTGATAATTTGAAAGAAATAAATGATTCACTAGGACATGCATTCGGAGATAAAGTCCTGATAGACGTTGCTGATATCATAATGCGATCAATCCGTTCTGATACCGATTGGGTGGCTCGATATGGCGGCGATGAATTTTTGATTTGCCTAAACAAAACCGATGCAAATGAGGCATTTGAAATTGCTGAAAGAGTACGAAATAAAGTAGCTGAACTAGTTATTTTGCAAAATAAGAAAATAGGGACGACCGTTTCGCTAGGCATATATTCCGGGCAAAAAGAAATGACTGCGGCTGAAGTAATATCTTTCGCTGATAAAAAAATGTACGAAGCTAAAAGAAACGGAAAAAATTGCACGATGCAGTAA
- a CDS encoding tryptophan-rich sensory protein encodes MDRTKKAWINGIFLVVTLIINTLGAIGLINGLSQKQISDMYLTLITPSPATFSIWSVIYSLLIISIIVMIFRKNDPYYQSAVDQISTLFCISCAFNIAWIISFSFVLVELSVLFILAFVVTLSLLCQRLLKIHEKKRWLLPLSFGIYTGWLFIATVVNIAAALVKMNWNGFGIADNVWAIVILIIAVLLVIVAQLKNRSATFSLPIAWAYFGIYQFLKSSEGFKGEFAPLQTTALVGMVVLIGAAAIRLYRNHFSLLPATNDNIK; translated from the coding sequence ATGGACAGGACAAAAAAAGCGTGGATTAATGGCATATTTTTGGTAGTCACTCTGATTATCAATACACTAGGTGCTATTGGTCTAATAAACGGTCTCTCACAAAAACAAATTTCGGACATGTATCTTACTCTAATAACACCTAGCCCTGCCACCTTCAGTATTTGGAGTGTAATCTATTCATTGCTCATTATCTCTATAATTGTAATGATCTTCAGAAAAAATGACCCATATTATCAGAGTGCTGTTGACCAGATTAGCACCCTTTTCTGTATTTCCTGTGCATTCAATATCGCTTGGATTATTTCTTTTTCCTTTGTGTTGGTTGAGTTATCTGTGCTTTTCATTCTTGCATTTGTCGTCACATTATCCTTGCTTTGCCAGAGGCTTCTAAAGATCCATGAAAAGAAGCGTTGGCTGCTGCCTTTAAGCTTCGGAATTTACACTGGCTGGTTGTTTATTGCGACTGTCGTTAATATTGCTGCGGCGCTCGTCAAGATGAATTGGAACGGATTTGGAATAGCCGACAATGTATGGGCAATTGTTATACTTATTATAGCAGTCTTATTGGTCATTGTGGCCCAATTAAAAAACCGTAGTGCTACTTTTTCGCTGCCAATTGCATGGGCTTATTTTGGTATCTATCAATTCTTGAAATCATCGGAAGGGTTTAAAGGAGAATTCGCTCCGCTGCAAACCACTGCGCTTGTAGGAATGGTTGTCTTGATAGGTGCGGCTGCCATCCGGCTATATCGAAATCATTTTTCGTTGCTCCCGGCGACAAATGACAACATCAAATAA
- a CDS encoding leucine-rich repeat protein: MKMINLSLKRYTVLLISTLLLFSALVTPAYGITITPITPTQPITPITPITPITPIQPGDGTTLPPLISPEYDFTLSNGAATITKYKGTASKVVIPSQLGGSPVKVIGIMAFNGNKTLTDVVIPEGVTTLKDMSFYNCTNLVNVTLPSTLTRLEGESFALCSKLTSITLPDNLTFLDSYAFHGSGLTSITFPKNLTDFLFFHETNNLKAINVVPENPAFASIDRVLYTKDKKDLLLYPPAKPDITFSVPDGVLYLSHGAFSGSRYLQKVTVPASVVFVYGSFRYCESLTTVEFLGSTTKLYVDCFKGSKMLTNVTLPAKLELIPAEAFYKCSSLKSIVIPSTVKTIEHNAFSECINLASINLPAGLKEIQSGTFSGCTALSSIAIPETVELINNYAFSGCSNLSTVTIPSNVAKIGKKAFQSCSNLADARFTGNAPSIGIELFWNTSEGFTIYYPFGKEGWTTPTWYGYPTKGYLAYSDLPIIKVRTPITFPIPSSDPQTPPLTIPRPDFTLPLIPAPTEDEAPDLLPKEVLPILPGTDSFYSNASAWAVPELKEANGLGLIPDILKGADMTKSITREEFCELAVLLYEKMTGTTASPMTPNPFTDTTNSQILKAYKLGITTGTSATTFSPKTLINREQCATMLFRAIKAIAPNADYSVLGVNDFPDQKDISTWAVDGAKYMSKLGIIKGDTAGNFMPKPITVAQTTAGFGMAAREAAILMTVRTYNAID; the protein is encoded by the coding sequence ATGAAAATGATTAATCTGTCCCTAAAACGGTACACTGTATTGTTGATATCCACACTGCTGCTTTTCTCAGCACTTGTTACCCCTGCATATGGCATTACAATTACGCCAATCACACCGACTCAGCCGATAACACCAATTACGCCGATTACTCCAATAACTCCGATTCAGCCGGGCGACGGTACGACATTGCCGCCTTTAATTTCCCCGGAGTATGATTTTACTTTATCCAATGGTGCCGCAACGATTACGAAATACAAAGGAACCGCTTCAAAAGTAGTGATCCCGTCACAATTAGGCGGAAGTCCGGTCAAAGTAATCGGCATCATGGCATTCAACGGGAATAAAACACTTACTGATGTAGTTATCCCCGAGGGAGTCACCACGCTTAAAGACATGTCTTTCTATAATTGCACAAACCTTGTCAATGTAACCCTTCCCTCGACACTAACAAGGTTGGAGGGTGAGTCTTTCGCATTATGCTCAAAACTTACAAGTATCACTCTTCCGGATAACCTCACTTTTTTGGATTCCTATGCTTTTCATGGCTCTGGGTTGACCTCCATAACCTTCCCCAAAAACCTAACGGATTTTTTATTCTTTCATGAAACCAATAATCTGAAAGCAATCAATGTTGTGCCGGAAAATCCCGCTTTCGCAAGCATCGACAGGGTGCTATACACTAAGGATAAAAAAGACCTTCTCCTGTATCCTCCGGCAAAACCAGATATAACCTTCAGCGTTCCCGATGGCGTCTTGTATCTTTCTCATGGTGCATTTTCCGGGAGCCGGTATTTACAAAAGGTAACCGTGCCTGCGAGTGTAGTTTTCGTATATGGTTCTTTTCGCTATTGCGAAAGCTTGACCACGGTTGAATTCTTGGGAAGCACGACAAAACTATACGTTGATTGCTTTAAGGGCAGCAAGATGTTGACAAATGTTACTTTGCCAGCCAAGCTGGAACTGATTCCGGCAGAAGCTTTCTATAAATGTTCCAGTCTGAAAAGCATTGTGATCCCTTCTACAGTGAAAACAATCGAACATAACGCTTTTTCAGAATGCATAAATCTAGCGTCGATCAACCTTCCGGCTGGCCTCAAAGAAATCCAAAGTGGTACTTTCTCCGGATGCACTGCGCTTTCGTCTATAGCAATACCCGAGACTGTTGAACTGATCAACAACTATGCTTTTTCTGGCTGTTCCAATCTGTCCACTGTTACGATCCCGTCCAACGTTGCCAAGATAGGCAAAAAAGCATTTCAGAGCTGCTCAAATCTCGCCGACGCAAGATTCACCGGCAACGCGCCGTCAATCGGCATTGAACTCTTTTGGAACACATCCGAAGGCTTTACCATTTACTATCCTTTTGGGAAAGAAGGCTGGACTACACCGACATGGTACGGATATCCCACAAAAGGGTACCTTGCGTATTCTGATCTGCCTATTATTAAGGTCCGGACACCCATCACGTTCCCGATTCCCTCATCAGATCCACAGACTCCTCCTCTGACAATTCCCAGGCCGGATTTTACCTTGCCATTGATACCGGCGCCTACAGAGGACGAAGCCCCCGACCTGCTTCCGAAGGAAGTGCTTCCAATCTTACCCGGCACTGACAGCTTTTACTCCAACGCCAGCGCATGGGCCGTACCCGAACTGAAGGAGGCAAACGGGCTGGGTCTTATTCCCGATATTCTTAAAGGCGCCGATATGACCAAATCCATTACCCGTGAGGAATTCTGTGAACTTGCTGTGTTGCTGTATGAAAAGATGACGGGAACGACAGCATCTCCTATGACTCCGAACCCCTTTACAGATACGACGAACAGCCAAATCCTTAAGGCCTATAAGCTGGGCATCACGACGGGCACATCGGCCACGACTTTCTCCCCCAAAACGCTGATCAATAGAGAACAGTGCGCCACAATGCTGTTCAGGGCCATCAAAGCCATCGCGCCAAACGCCGATTACAGCGTTTTGGGTGTGAATGATTTCCCCGATCAAAAGGACATTTCCACTTGGGCTGTGGATGGAGCCAAGTACATGTCGAAGCTCGGCATCATCAAGGGCGACACTGCGGGCAACTTCATGCCGAAGCCAATTACCGTGGCGCAGACCACAGCCGGCTTCGGGATGGCTGCTCGGGAGGCGGCAATCCTTATGACTGTAAGAACCTATAACGCGATAGATTAA
- a CDS encoding peroxiredoxin, whose protein sequence is MPLIGDTAPAFEAVTTQGPIKFPEDFKGKWVILFSHPADFTPVCTTEFMTFASMADEFKELNTELVGLSVDSLYAHIAWLRKIQELEWKGMKNVEVKFPLIEDIKMDVAKKYGMIQSQSTTQAVRAVFFIDPKGIIRTILYYPASLGRNFEEIKRIILGLQKADKDSVATPANWRPGDDTIIPTPGSCGVAKERMESKDENKYCLDWFLCFNKEKK, encoded by the coding sequence ATGCCTTTAATCGGTGACACTGCTCCAGCTTTTGAAGCTGTGACCACCCAGGGGCCGATCAAGTTCCCGGAAGATTTCAAAGGGAAATGGGTTATTCTTTTCTCACACCCGGCAGATTTTACCCCTGTCTGCACCACTGAATTCATGACCTTTGCATCAATGGCGGACGAGTTCAAGGAATTGAACACTGAGCTTGTAGGTCTTTCGGTTGATTCCTTATATGCGCACATCGCATGGCTTCGAAAGATTCAGGAACTTGAGTGGAAGGGTATGAAAAACGTTGAGGTTAAATTCCCACTCATTGAAGATATTAAAATGGATGTAGCCAAAAAGTACGGAATGATACAGTCCCAGTCGACAACACAAGCTGTACGAGCAGTATTCTTTATTGACCCGAAGGGTATTATTCGTACTATCCTTTATTACCCTGCCTCTCTTGGCAGAAATTTTGAAGAGATCAAGAGAATTATTCTCGGGCTTCAAAAGGCTGATAAGGACTCGGTTGCAACACCCGCAAACTGGAGACCCGGTGACGATACCATTATCCCGACCCCCGGCTCTTGCGGTGTTGCAAAGGAAAGAATGGAGAGCAAGGACGAGAATAAATACTGTCTCGACTGGTTCCTTTGCTTCAATAAGGAAAAGAAATAA
- the uvsE gene encoding UV DNA damage repair endonuclease UvsE, translating to MSIGYACLAVGVPNTSIKGCLLKNANDEKLAELIRHNLTSLKNIIEYNDANNVRLFRISSDIIPFGSSPANALQWRSVFKEEISRLGSRVRKAGIRVSMHPGQYTVLNSSDKQVAERAVDDLAYHSALMDSLEVDFTNKIILHVGGAYGNKKEAMMRFSERYKDLDDSIKRRLVIENDDKAYHIGDVMELGSRLGIPVVYDNLHNKVNCCDPSKKDYYWISQCSASWKHEAGRQKVHYSQQDLHKSSGSHSESISVAEFLDFFAGLGENKPDIMLEVKDKNLSAIKCINCTSYNNIKILELEWSRYKYAVLEKSPNHYKKIRQLLKDKTSYPAIVFYQAIEHAYAQEAVTGNGVNAALHVWGYFKGMASTKEKERFFNLLQLCQKSGSSMVSLKRFLFKLADKYKQEYLLNSYYFI from the coding sequence ATGAGTATTGGTTATGCTTGCCTGGCCGTTGGTGTACCAAACACTAGCATAAAAGGATGTCTGCTGAAAAACGCCAATGATGAAAAGCTGGCCGAATTGATTCGGCATAATTTAACGTCTCTTAAAAACATCATTGAGTATAATGATGCGAATAACGTCCGCCTTTTCCGGATCAGCTCTGATATTATCCCCTTCGGTTCAAGTCCGGCCAACGCGCTGCAATGGAGGAGCGTTTTTAAGGAAGAGATTTCCAGACTCGGGAGCCGTGTCAGAAAAGCAGGCATTCGGGTTTCAATGCATCCAGGGCAATATACTGTACTGAATTCGTCAGACAAGCAGGTGGCAGAACGTGCGGTTGATGACCTCGCTTATCATTCAGCGCTCATGGACAGTCTGGAAGTAGATTTCACCAATAAAATCATTCTACATGTTGGAGGCGCGTACGGAAACAAAAAAGAGGCAATGATGCGTTTTTCGGAACGTTATAAAGATCTGGATGATTCTATCAAACGGCGTCTAGTAATAGAAAATGACGACAAGGCCTACCATATCGGCGATGTAATGGAGCTGGGTTCACGCCTTGGGATTCCCGTCGTTTATGATAATCTTCATAATAAGGTCAATTGCTGCGACCCTTCAAAAAAAGATTACTATTGGATTTCACAGTGTTCAGCATCTTGGAAGCATGAGGCTGGCAGACAAAAAGTTCACTATTCGCAGCAGGATTTACACAAAAGCTCTGGTTCTCATTCCGAGAGTATTTCCGTAGCTGAGTTCCTGGATTTTTTTGCAGGCCTTGGCGAAAACAAACCAGATATCATGCTTGAAGTCAAGGATAAAAACCTCTCGGCAATTAAATGCATTAACTGTACGTCATATAATAACATAAAAATATTAGAGCTCGAGTGGAGTAGATATAAATACGCTGTACTTGAGAAATCGCCAAATCATTACAAAAAGATAAGGCAGCTTTTAAAGGACAAAACTTCATACCCTGCAATTGTGTTTTACCAAGCAATTGAACATGCCTATGCGCAGGAGGCCGTTACAGGAAATGGGGTCAATGCCGCATTACATGTCTGGGGTTATTTCAAGGGCATGGCAAGCACCAAAGAGAAAGAACGATTTTTTAACCTTTTGCAACTTTGTCAAAAAAGTGGCTCATCAATGGTTTCTTTGAAACGGTTTTTATTCAAGCTGGCAGATAAATATAAGCAGGAGTATTTGCTCAATTCCTATTATTTTATTTGA